One Plectropomus leopardus isolate mb unplaced genomic scaffold, YSFRI_Pleo_2.0 unplaced_scaffold20530, whole genome shotgun sequence DNA window includes the following coding sequences:
- the LOC121965555 gene encoding noelin-like codes for VWYMDGYHNNRFVREYQSMYDFMTTDNFTSHRLPHPWSGTGQVVYNGSIYFNKFQSHTIIKFDFSTSLISRSRQLDFAGYNNMYHYSWGGHSDIDLMVDEGGLWAVYATNQNAGNIVLSQLNPNTLQIIRSWTTNHPKRSAGEAFMICGTLYVTNGYSGGTKVYYAYSTNSSTYEYIDIPLTNKYSHLSMLDYNPRDRALYAWNNGHQVLYNVTLYHIIQ; via the coding sequence CGATGTACGACTTCATGACAACAGATAACTTCACCTCCCACCGCCTGCCTCACCCCTGGTCCGGGACGGGTCAGGTGGTCTATAACGGGTCCATCTACTTCAACAAGTTCCAGAGTCACACCATCATCAAGTTCGACTTCAGCACGTCGCTCATCAGCCGCTCGCGGCAGCTGGACTTTGCGGGATACAACAACATGTACCATTACTCCTGGGGGGGGCACTCTGACATCGACCTCATGGTGGACGAAGGGGGGCTGTGGGCCGTCTATGCCACCAATCAGAACGCTGGAAACATCGTTCTTAGCCAGTTAAACCCAAACACTCTGCAGATCATCCGCAGCTGGACCACCAACCACCCGAAACGCAGCGCCGGCGAGGCCTTCATGATCTGTGGAACCCTGTACGTCACCAACGGGTACTCGGGCGGAACCAAAGTGTACTACGCCTATTCCACCAACTCGTCCACCTACGAGTACATCGACATCCCCCTGACCAACAAATACAGCCACCTGTCCATGCTGGACTACAACCCCCGAGACCGTGCGCTGTACGCCTGGAACAACGGCCACCAAGTCCTCTACAATGTCACTCTCTACCACATCATACAGTAA